A window of Castanea sativa cultivar Marrone di Chiusa Pesio chromosome 1, ASM4071231v1 contains these coding sequences:
- the LOC142639209 gene encoding alpha/beta hydrolase domain-containing protein VTE7-like isoform X1, protein MLAFKLGSPPPPLPLPSLTQAKKCGRFGVFAGKCKTGAGTAGSDGGFPPFLPKEVEKIKDPFARSLAQRIERLPVKVGFSESCIMSSCVKPLIQSETNPVVLLHCFDSSCLEWRCTYPLLEEAGLEVWAIDVLGWGFSDLERLPPCDAASKRHHLYQLWNSYIKRPMILVGPSLGAAVAIDFAVNYPEAVEKLVLINASVYAEGTGALARLPRSVAYAGVYLLKSIPLRLYANILAFNGISLATSLDWTNVGRLHCLLPWWEDATINFMSSGGYNVIAQINQVKQKSLLICGECDQIVNYKQVVFANIMSHSTKLSLCNCTGLGYNCMFFASPTPSDQLTSNKVAGANMMQRLHCELQDAIMRLIPDCGHLPHVDKPSSVAKLIAEFSQGDCH, encoded by the exons ATGTTAGCTTTCAAGTTGGGATCTCcgccaccaccactaccactacCATCACTGACACAAGCTAAAAAATGTGGACGTTTCGGGGTTTTTGCTGGTAAATGTAAAACTGGTGCAGGCACAGCTGGTTCTGATGGTGGGTTTCCACCATTTCTTCCTAAGGAGGTTGAGAAAATCaaagacccatttgctcgttccTTGGCTCAGCGGATTGAGAGGCTCCCCGTTAAA GTTGGATTCTCTGAAAGTTGTATAATGAGTAGTTGCGTGAAACCACTTATACAAAGTGAGACCAATCCAGTGGTTCTTCTCCATTGCTTTGACAG TTCTTGTTTAGAATGGAGGTGCACATACCCCTTGCTTGAGGAGGCTGGTTTGGAAGTTTGGGCCATTGATGTTCTTGGGTGGGGCTTCTCTGATTTAG AAAGGCTTCCACCATGTGATGCGGCATCCAAGCGTCACCACCTCTATCAG CTTTGGAACTCTTACATCAAAAGGCCAATGATACTAGTTGGACCGAGCCTTGGTGCTGCTGTTGCAATTGACTTCGCTGTCAATTATCCAGAAGCT GTAGAAAAGCTGGTTTTGATTAATGCAAGTGTGTATGCGGAAGGCACAGGAGCACTAGCCAGGTTACCTAGATCAGTAGCATATGCTGGG gtttatttgttgaaaagcATCCCATTACGCCTTTATGCAAATATATTGGCCTTCAATGGCATTTCGTTAGCCACAAGCTTAGATTGGACCAAT GTGGGACGCTTACACTGTCTGCTTCCTTGGTGGGAAGATGCAACCATCAACTTTATGAGTAGCGGGGGCTACAATGTTATTGCCCAAATAAATCAG gtAAAGCAGAAATCACTTCTCATTTGCGGCGAGTGCGATCAGATAGTCAACTACAAGCAAGTGGtg TTTGCAAATATCATGAGTCATAGCACGAAACTCAGCCTTTGCAATTGCACTGGACTTGGCTACAACTGCATGTTTTTTGCTTCTCCAACTCCAAGTGACCAACTTACCTCCAACAAAG TTGCTGGTGCAAATATGATGCAGAGGCTGCACTGTGAGCTCCAGGATGCAATTATGCGGTTAATACCAGATTGTGGTCATCTCCCTCATGTTGACAAGCCTAGCTCCGTTGCAAAGTTAATTGCAGAATTTTCTCAAGGGGATTGCCACTGA